AGCTATTTCTTCCCACCACAAAAAAACAACAAACTTGATATAAAAATCGCAAATTATTATTACATTTGCTAAAAATAGGTCAAATCATTTTTTGATAAAACTATAAATATGGCAAGTTTCGGACATTTTATTAAAACGGAAAGAGAAAAAAGAGAGTGGACACAAACTGAATTTGGAGCTAAAATCGGAATTAATTCAAGTGCAATCAGCAGAATTGAGAACGGAACTCAAAAGTTCAGCAAGTCCAAATTGAAATCACTCGCTACTTTATTCGAATATGAGTTGCAAAACATAACGGACTTATTTTTTGCCGACAAATTTGCAAGAGAAGCTTTTAAATACAAATGTTCAGATTCTATTTTTTCAGTAGCAGAAGACACAGCAAATTACATTAAAAACACCAACGTTAAACAAGCTGAATTAGATTTATGAAAACTACATTAAAATACATAGACTTGTTTTCTGGAGCTGGTGGCTTCTCTTTAGGTTTTGATAACAAAGGTTTTCAAAATGTTTTCTCTATTGATATTGAGCCAAGTTTTTGTGAAACATATAAACACAATTTTTCGAATCATCAACTTATTGAAAAAGACATTTGTGATTTATCCGACTCTGAAATAAAATATCTCAAAGAGTTTGACGAAATAGATGTTGTAATTGGTGGACCACCTTGCCAAGGATTCAGTATTGCAGGAAATATTGGTCGAAAATTTGTTGACGACCCAAGAAATAGATTATTTAAAGAATTTGTAAGAGTTGTAAAAATTATTAAACCAAAATTCTTTGTAATGGAGAATGTTGCAAGATTATACACTCACAACAAAGGTGAAACAAGAAACGAAATAATAAAAGATTTTGAAAAACTTGGATATAAAGTGGACTGTAAGATTTTAAATTCAGCAGATTACGGTGTTCCTCAAGTTAGAAAAAGAGTAATATTTATTGGCACTTCAACAAATCAAAAAATAGAATTCCCACAAAAAGAAGTAGAAAACTATGTTTCTGTAAAAGAAGCATTGTCAAAATATCCAAAATTAGAATCTGGTGAGGAATCTTCAATTCCTAACCATATTGCAATGTCACATTCAGAACAAATGCTTACCAAAATGAGTTATGTTTCTGATGGTGGAAATAGAAATGAAATTCCTGTAAAAATTAGACCAAAGTCCGGTGATGTTAGAAAATATATAAAATACGCAAGTGACAAACCTTCGGTTTGTGTTACTGGCGATATGCGTAAAATCTTTCATTATGAGCAAAATAGAGCATTAACAGTCCGTGAACTTGCAAAATTACAGTCTTTTCCTGATAACTTTATTTTCAAAGGAAATAGAATATCACAACAACAACAGGTAGGTAATTCTGTTCCACCTAAAATGGCAGAAGCAATTGCAAAAGTAATTATCAAAATGAGTAAAAATGTTTAAGTATCCTAAAGTCAACTATATTGGCAATAAAGAAAAAATTGCACAATGGATTTGTGACCAATTCCCAAAAGATGCGGAAACACTTTTTGATGCTTTTTCTGGAGGTTGCTCTTTAAGTTATGAAGCCAAATGTAGAGGTTTAGAAGTTTATACAAATGACATTTTAGAAATAAATTATCATATTGCTAATGCTTTAATCAAAAACAATAAATCTCTTTTAACCAAAGAGGATATTGATATCATATTTTCGGGCAAACCTTTTGAAGGTTTTATGTTCGATAATTATTCGGAAGTATATTTTTTTCCAGAAGAATGCAAAGAACTTGATTTATATAGAAAGAATATTGAAAAGTTAGATTCAGAAGAAAAAAAATCATTGGCTTTTTCTTTAATAAGAAGAGCTATGATAAGAAAAATGCCATATTCTCGCTTTAATCTTAATTGGGACAAAATTGTTCAATTACGTGATGAAGAATACAGTTATGAAAAGTACAAACGAAGAAGAGCTTATCACAATCAACCATTCAAATTTCATTTCTTAAAAAATTTAGATGACTATAACAATGCTGTATTTAATAACAACAAAGAAAACAAAGCATATAATGATGATGTTTTTAATTTATTAGATACAGTTTCAGCAGATATTATTTATTTAGACCCACCATACACAGGTACAATGAATAATTACTTTGGCTTTTATGGATTAGTTGATGATTTTATTACTTCAAAGAAAACAAAGCCTTTCGAGAATAATTTTATTAATAAAAAAATTGCAGTTGAGTTGTTTGACAATTTATTTTCAAAATTGTCAAATTTCAAGTATTGGTATTTAAGTTATAATAATTCTTCCTATCCTTCAAAAGATGAACTTCTTTATTTGTTAAAAAAGTATTCAGATAATGTACAAGTGATTGAAAAAAAACACGTTTACAAAATCACAGGAAAAGAAAAAAAAGAAACGAATAAGGAGTACTTATTTATAGTAGAAAATGAGTTTTATAAA
This Rasiella rasia DNA region includes the following protein-coding sequences:
- a CDS encoding DNA cytosine methyltransferase codes for the protein MKTTLKYIDLFSGAGGFSLGFDNKGFQNVFSIDIEPSFCETYKHNFSNHQLIEKDICDLSDSEIKYLKEFDEIDVVIGGPPCQGFSIAGNIGRKFVDDPRNRLFKEFVRVVKIIKPKFFVMENVARLYTHNKGETRNEIIKDFEKLGYKVDCKILNSADYGVPQVRKRVIFIGTSTNQKIEFPQKEVENYVSVKEALSKYPKLESGEESSIPNHIAMSHSEQMLTKMSYVSDGGNRNEIPVKIRPKSGDVRKYIKYASDKPSVCVTGDMRKIFHYEQNRALTVRELAKLQSFPDNFIFKGNRISQQQQVGNSVPPKMAEAIAKVIIKMSKNV
- a CDS encoding helix-turn-helix domain-containing protein, coding for MASFGHFIKTEREKREWTQTEFGAKIGINSSAISRIENGTQKFSKSKLKSLATLFEYELQNITDLFFADKFAREAFKYKCSDSIFSVAEDTANYIKNTNVKQAELDL
- a CDS encoding DNA adenine methylase, producing MFKYPKVNYIGNKEKIAQWICDQFPKDAETLFDAFSGGCSLSYEAKCRGLEVYTNDILEINYHIANALIKNNKSLLTKEDIDIIFSGKPFEGFMFDNYSEVYFFPEECKELDLYRKNIEKLDSEEKKSLAFSLIRRAMIRKMPYSRFNLNWDKIVQLRDEEYSYEKYKRRRAYHNQPFKFHFLKNLDDYNNAVFNNNKENKAYNDDVFNLLDTVSADIIYLDPPYTGTMNNYFGFYGLVDDFITSKKTKPFENNFINKKIAVELFDNLFSKLSNFKYWYLSYNNSSYPSKDELLYLLKKYSDNVQVIEKKHVYKITGKEKKETNKEYLFIVENEFYKKNIKKDYATAEL